A stretch of Paludisphaera borealis DNA encodes these proteins:
- a CDS encoding 3-keto-disaccharide hydrolase: MFDSRARKRLAIVACLATLVMSGAQNAKDVPSALESDGGGWSDLLGATSAGLDAWTREPIPAGGELPEDSPWKLDSASGVLSCAPAGGGREWLRLDQVLLDFILHVEWRFRPEPGATATNDRAGIFVRNSNDARMWHKAECGDAKGGYLVGETFAASAIKPFNLEKEVAENRVKPAGEWNTYELTCKGRLVTLWVNGVVANQWKGCGVPRGYLGLEAERGRIEFRNIKLKAL, from the coding sequence ATGTTTGATTCTCGCGCGCGGAAACGGCTTGCGATCGTCGCTTGCCTGGCGACCCTGGTCATGTCGGGCGCTCAGAACGCCAAGGACGTCCCCAGCGCGCTGGAGAGCGACGGCGGCGGCTGGAGCGACTTGCTGGGGGCGACCAGCGCGGGGCTCGACGCCTGGACGCGCGAGCCGATCCCCGCCGGCGGCGAGCTGCCGGAGGATTCGCCCTGGAAGCTCGATTCGGCGTCCGGCGTCCTGTCGTGCGCCCCGGCCGGTGGAGGCCGGGAATGGCTCCGGCTCGACCAGGTGCTGCTCGACTTCATCCTTCATGTCGAGTGGCGGTTCCGACCGGAGCCGGGCGCGACGGCGACGAACGACCGCGCGGGGATCTTCGTTCGCAACTCGAACGACGCCAGGATGTGGCACAAGGCCGAGTGCGGCGACGCGAAGGGCGGATACCTCGTCGGCGAGACGTTTGCGGCCTCCGCCATCAAGCCGTTCAACCTGGAAAAGGAGGTCGCCGAGAACCGGGTCAAGCCGGCCGGCGAGTGGAATACCTACGAGCTGACCTGCAAGGGGCGACTGGTGACCCTCTGGGTGAACGGCGTGGTCGCGAACCAGTGGAAGGGCTGCGGCGTCCCTCGGGGATACCTGGGCCTGGAAGCGGAGCGCGGTCGGATCGAGTTCCGCAACATCAAGCTCAAGGCGCTTTAA
- the ald gene encoding alanine dehydrogenase has translation MIVGVPKEIKADEYRVAMLPVGVEELTGAGHSVLIEAGAGLGSGIADAQYESAGASIVRAPAEIWSKAELIVKVKEPLPTEWPHIRPGQVLFTYFHFAADEALTRAVLASDATAIAYETLRDARGGLPLLTPMSEVAGRMSIQEGAKFLERPQEGRGILLSGVPGVAPADVAVLGGGVVGSNAAKVAAGMGANVTILDVNLDRLRYLDDISPPNVTTLYSDRHTIREAIERADLVIGAVLIIGARAPRLVRRDDLRRMKPGAVIVDVAIDQGGCVETSRPTTHHSPTYVIDGIVHYCVTNMPGAVGRTSTYALCNVTLPYVLQFAEHGWRSVASRDPGVAEGVNIDQGRVTNRAVARTFDLPYEEWTDRPPAATSAPIVTG, from the coding sequence ATGATTGTTGGGGTGCCGAAGGAGATCAAGGCCGACGAGTACCGGGTGGCGATGCTCCCGGTCGGCGTCGAGGAACTCACCGGCGCGGGGCACTCGGTTCTCATCGAAGCCGGCGCGGGGCTGGGGAGCGGCATCGCCGACGCCCAGTACGAGTCCGCGGGGGCGTCGATCGTTCGCGCACCGGCCGAGATCTGGTCGAAGGCCGAGCTGATCGTGAAGGTCAAGGAACCCTTGCCCACGGAATGGCCGCACATCCGGCCGGGGCAGGTGCTCTTCACCTACTTCCACTTCGCGGCCGACGAGGCGTTGACTCGCGCGGTCCTCGCCAGCGACGCGACGGCCATCGCCTACGAGACCCTGCGCGACGCGCGCGGCGGGCTCCCTCTGTTGACGCCGATGAGCGAGGTCGCCGGCCGGATGAGCATCCAGGAGGGTGCCAAGTTCCTCGAACGGCCTCAGGAAGGGCGAGGGATCTTGCTCTCGGGGGTTCCGGGCGTGGCACCGGCCGACGTCGCCGTGCTGGGCGGGGGCGTGGTAGGGTCGAACGCCGCCAAGGTCGCCGCCGGCATGGGAGCGAACGTCACGATCCTCGACGTCAATCTCGATCGGCTCAGGTATCTCGACGACATCTCGCCCCCGAACGTGACGACGCTCTATTCCGACCGGCACACGATTCGCGAGGCCATCGAGCGGGCCGATCTCGTCATCGGCGCGGTCTTGATCATCGGCGCGCGGGCGCCCCGCCTGGTTCGTCGCGACGATCTCCGGCGGATGAAGCCCGGCGCGGTGATCGTCGACGTCGCCATCGACCAGGGAGGCTGCGTCGAGACCAGCCGGCCCACGACGCACCACAGCCCCACCTACGTCATTGACGGCATCGTCCACTATTGCGTGACGAACATGCCCGGCGCGGTGGGGCGGACCAGCACATACGCGCTGTGCAACGTCACCCTTCCCTACGTTCTCCAATTCGCGGAGCACGGCTGGCGAAGCGTCGCAAGCCGCGACCCCGGCGTCGCCGAGGGCGTCAACATCGACCAGGGCCGAGTGACCAACCGGGCCGTCGCCAGGACTTTCGACCTTCCCTACGAAGAATGGACCGATCGCCCCCCCGCGGCGACTTCGGCCCCGATCGTCACGGGATGA
- the mtnA gene encoding S-methyl-5-thioribose-1-phosphate isomerase, with protein MPEIHQTSPFPTVSWIGDASGGFLRLIDQTRLPTECVEIDCLDSAAVWNAIKRLSVRGAPAIGVAAAYGAVIGARARGTDDPKAIRTALKEASAYLRTSRPTAVNLFWALDRMEAAADDPGRAPGSPLLERLLAEAEAIAAEDRAMCRAIGRHGAELLVPGDGVLTHCNAGGLATSDYGTALAVIFSAHEQGKSVHVFADETRPLLQGARLTAWELQNRGVPVTLICDNMAAQVMKERKIQKVVVGADRIAANGDTANKIGTYGVALLARAHGIPFYVAAPSSTFDLSLADGSGIPIEERDPLEITHGFGRRTAPEGVAVYNPAFDVTPAELITGIITERGVVQPVDAETIRSLIGDSNATR; from the coding sequence ATGCCTGAAATCCATCAGACCAGCCCATTTCCGACGGTGTCATGGATCGGCGACGCGTCCGGCGGCTTCCTCCGCTTGATCGACCAAACCCGACTGCCGACCGAGTGCGTCGAAATCGACTGCCTCGACTCGGCCGCGGTCTGGAACGCGATCAAGCGGCTGAGCGTCCGCGGCGCGCCGGCGATCGGCGTCGCCGCCGCGTACGGCGCCGTGATCGGCGCGCGTGCGCGGGGGACCGACGATCCCAAGGCGATCCGGACCGCCTTGAAGGAGGCCTCGGCCTACCTTCGAACCAGCCGACCGACCGCCGTGAACCTGTTCTGGGCGCTCGATCGGATGGAAGCGGCGGCCGACGACCCGGGGCGCGCCCCGGGTTCGCCGTTGCTTGAACGACTCCTGGCCGAGGCGGAGGCGATCGCGGCCGAGGACCGCGCCATGTGCCGGGCCATCGGCCGCCACGGCGCCGAGTTGCTGGTGCCCGGCGACGGCGTCTTGACCCACTGCAACGCCGGCGGTCTGGCCACGTCCGACTACGGCACGGCGCTCGCCGTGATCTTCTCGGCCCATGAGCAAGGCAAGTCAGTCCACGTCTTCGCCGACGAGACCCGGCCGCTGCTCCAGGGTGCCCGGCTCACCGCCTGGGAGCTGCAAAACCGCGGCGTCCCCGTCACCCTCATCTGCGACAACATGGCCGCCCAGGTCATGAAGGAACGGAAGATCCAGAAGGTCGTCGTCGGCGCGGATCGGATCGCCGCCAACGGCGACACCGCCAACAAGATCGGCACCTACGGCGTGGCCTTGCTCGCTCGGGCGCACGGTATCCCGTTTTACGTCGCGGCGCCGTCGAGCACCTTCGATCTGTCGCTCGCCGACGGATCGGGCATCCCGATCGAAGAGCGTGATCCGCTCGAAATCACCCATGGTTTCGGACGCCGGACCGCGCCCGAAGGGGTCGCCGTGTACAACCCCGCGTTCGACGTCACCCCCGCCGAACTGATCACCGGCATCATCACCGAACGAGGCGTCGTCCAGCCGGTTGACGCCGAGACGATCCGCTCGCTCATCGGTGATTCCAACGCGACTCGCTGA
- a CDS encoding Dabb family protein: protein MLAHSVFFSLHDNSPAAIDKLVASCKKYLADHPGVVFFCAGTLNKELDRAVNDRAFDVALHVVFDGKPAHDLYQTAPTHLTFIAENKDNWKQVRIFDADVESA, encoded by the coding sequence ATGCTGGCACACAGCGTCTTCTTTTCGCTCCATGACAATTCTCCCGCCGCGATCGACAAGCTGGTCGCCTCATGCAAGAAATACCTCGCCGACCACCCGGGCGTTGTCTTCTTCTGCGCGGGGACGCTCAACAAGGAGCTGGATCGGGCCGTCAACGACCGCGCATTCGACGTCGCCCTGCACGTCGTCTTCGACGGCAAGCCCGCGCACGACCTCTACCAGACCGCCCCCACCCACTTGACGTTCATCGCCGAAAACAAGGACAACTGGAAGCAAGTCCGCATCTTCGACGCCGACGTCGAATCGGCCTGA